The following are encoded in a window of Candidatus Fluviicola riflensis genomic DNA:
- a CDS encoding acyl transferase, translating to MQLVNQIFSIQTPSEFDRLALEVYRFQREHVPVYKQFVDLLGKPEPQTVSEIPFLPISFFKTHAIIAGGMQSQTVFKSSGTTGMERSQHLVADVSLYERSFLPTYAHFIGPLENQLIFALLPNYIEQGESSLVYMVDHLIHATNHELSGFYLNNPESLLNAIELGRKTGRKLVLFGVSYALLDLAEQHVDLSDVQIIETGGMKGRRKEMTKEALHAELKQAFGCEFISSEYGMSELLSQAYSGKNGLFDLPPWMDVLLRDVNDPFSLVDEGKTGGVNVIDLANLYSCAFIATQDLGKIVNGQLQLMGRFDQADLRGCNLLVQ from the coding sequence GTGCAACTGGTTAATCAAATATTCAGCATACAAACACCGTCGGAATTTGACAGGCTCGCGTTGGAAGTGTACCGTTTTCAGCGCGAACACGTTCCTGTTTACAAACAGTTTGTTGATTTGCTGGGGAAACCCGAACCGCAAACAGTGAGTGAAATTCCATTCCTGCCCATTTCGTTTTTCAAAACACATGCTATCATCGCTGGAGGAATGCAATCCCAAACCGTATTCAAAAGCAGTGGTACTACAGGAATGGAACGCTCTCAGCATTTAGTCGCTGATGTTTCGTTGTATGAACGTTCGTTTTTACCGACCTACGCGCATTTTATCGGTCCGCTGGAAAATCAGCTCATTTTTGCATTGCTGCCCAATTACATCGAACAAGGTGAATCGAGTTTGGTATATATGGTCGATCACCTGATTCACGCTACGAACCATGAACTTTCGGGATTTTACCTAAACAATCCCGAATCTTTGCTGAATGCTATCGAACTGGGCCGGAAAACCGGAAGAAAATTGGTCTTATTCGGGGTTTCCTATGCCTTGCTCGATTTGGCAGAGCAACATGTTGATTTATCAGATGTGCAGATCATTGAAACCGGCGGAATGAAAGGCCGGCGAAAGGAAATGACCAAAGAAGCATTGCATGCCGAACTAAAACAGGCCTTCGGATGCGAATTTATTTCTTCCGAATACGGGATGAGTGAGTTGTTATCTCAAGCTTACAGCGGCAAAAATGGGTTATTCGACCTTCCACCCTGGATGGATGTCCTGCTGCGTGATGTCAATGATCCGTTTTCATTGGTCGATGAAGGCAAAACCGGCGGCGTGAATGTGATCGATCTGGCGAATTTGTATTCATGTGCGTTTATTGCCACGCAGGATTTGGGCAAAATAGTGAACGGGCAGCTGCAACTCATGGGCAGGTTCGATCAGGCGGATTTGAGAGGATGTAACTTGTTGGTTCAGTAG
- a CDS encoding methionine adenosyltransferase produces the protein MSYLFTSESVSEGHPDKVADQISDALIDNFMAFDPTSKVACETLVTTGQVVLAGEVKTNTYLDVQNIAREVIRKIGYTKSEYMFEANSCGILSAIHDQSDDINQGVDRKSENNDFETLANAQGAGDQGMMFGYATKETDNYMPLALDLAHKILQELSAIRNTETSVIGYLRPDAKSQVTIEYSDDNVPQRIDSIVVSTQHDDFATEPVMLAKIKEDIISIVIPRVKAKLKPELQALFNDQITYHINPTGKFVIGGPHGDTGLTGRKIIVDTYGGKGAHGGGAFSGKDPSKVDRSAAYATRHIAKNLVAAGLCDEVLVQVSYAIGVAKPCGLFVNTYGTAKVNMTDGEIAKKVEAIFDLRPYAIEQRLKLRNPIYSETAAYGHMGRKNEVVTKTFKSPDGTVVSREVELFTWEKLDYTDKVKSTFGL, from the coding sequence ATGTCATATTTGTTTACCTCAGAATCTGTTTCTGAAGGACACCCGGATAAGGTAGCGGATCAGATTTCTGACGCGTTGATTGATAACTTCATGGCTTTCGACCCTACATCAAAAGTAGCGTGCGAAACATTGGTAACAACGGGTCAGGTGGTATTGGCCGGCGAGGTAAAAACAAATACCTATTTGGATGTACAAAACATTGCCCGTGAAGTGATCCGTAAAATCGGTTACACGAAGTCGGAATACATGTTTGAAGCAAATTCATGTGGTATTCTTTCGGCGATCCACGATCAGTCTGACGATATCAATCAGGGTGTTGACCGCAAGTCAGAAAACAATGATTTTGAAACGTTGGCAAATGCGCAGGGTGCAGGTGACCAGGGAATGATGTTTGGTTATGCGACCAAGGAAACGGATAATTACATGCCATTGGCGTTGGATTTGGCGCACAAAATTTTGCAGGAACTTTCTGCGATCCGCAATACTGAAACCAGCGTAATCGGATACCTTCGTCCGGATGCAAAGTCGCAGGTGACTATCGAATATTCTGATGACAACGTTCCGCAACGCATCGACAGCATCGTGGTTTCTACACAACACGATGATTTTGCTACCGAACCTGTGATGTTGGCAAAGATCAAAGAAGATATCATTTCAATCGTGATTCCGCGTGTGAAAGCGAAATTGAAGCCGGAATTACAGGCGTTGTTCAACGACCAGATCACATACCATATCAATCCAACAGGGAAATTCGTTATCGGCGGACCTCATGGAGATACAGGATTAACAGGACGTAAAATCATCGTTGATACCTACGGTGGAAAAGGTGCTCACGGTGGTGGAGCTTTCTCCGGAAAAGATCCTTCTAAAGTTGACCGTTCTGCTGCCTATGCCACACGTCACATTGCAAAAAACCTGGTTGCTGCCGGTTTGTGTGATGAGGTGTTGGTACAGGTTTCTTACGCGATCGGTGTGGCAAAACCATGCGGATTGTTTGTAAACACTTACGGAACTGCGAAAGTTAATATGACGGATGGTGAAATCGCCAAGAAAGTAGAAGCGATCTTCGATTTACGCCCGTATGCGATTGAGCAACGTTTGAAATTGCGTAACCCGATCTACAGTGAAACTGCTGCTTACGGTCACATGGGCCGTAAAAACGAAGTAGTTACCAAAACGTTCAAATCTCCGGATGGAACAGTTGTTTCAAGAGAAGTTGAATTGTTTACCTGGGAAAAATTAGATTATACAGACAAGGTGAAATCGACTTTCGGTTTATAA
- a CDS encoding lectin ESA-2 codes for MNNTIHIVQNQWGGNSAPWNPGGAWVIGCRQGQNVVALKISSTDGGKTLNGTMTYAGEGPIGFRATMTQNNNYVVENQWGGNSAPWNPGGTWIIGCRVGQHVVDVNVTSADGGNSLTGTMTYNGEGPIGFKSQQSAGGVYNAQNQWGGDSAPWHPGGEWIMGCRDQNVVAVSVNSPDGGKTLNGTMTYAGEGPIGFKASLYGSNNYVVENQWGGDSAPWHPGGTWVMGCRDGQNVMEVKISSADGGKTFSGSMTYAGEGPIGLNMTMIS; via the coding sequence ATGAACAACACTATTCACATTGTACAAAACCAATGGGGCGGAAACTCTGCACCTTGGAATCCTGGTGGGGCCTGGGTAATTGGCTGTCGCCAGGGGCAAAATGTCGTAGCCCTGAAAATTTCATCAACGGATGGGGGTAAAACGCTCAATGGAACCATGACGTATGCGGGGGAAGGCCCGATTGGTTTTAGAGCCACCATGACCCAAAACAATAATTACGTGGTAGAAAACCAGTGGGGTGGCAATTCTGCACCATGGAACCCGGGCGGAACCTGGATCATCGGTTGCCGGGTTGGCCAGCATGTTGTAGACGTAAATGTTACTTCTGCAGATGGTGGTAATTCACTAACGGGGACAATGACCTATAACGGTGAGGGACCTATTGGTTTCAAAAGTCAGCAATCTGCGGGAGGGGTATACAATGCGCAGAACCAGTGGGGAGGCGACTCTGCACCTTGGCACCCGGGCGGAGAATGGATTATGGGTTGCCGTGATCAAAATGTAGTTGCTGTTTCTGTCAATTCTCCCGATGGTGGAAAAACACTGAACGGAACCATGACCTACGCAGGTGAAGGCCCGATCGGATTCAAAGCTTCCTTGTACGGAAGTAATAATTATGTAGTAGAAAACCAGTGGGGAGGTGACTCTGCGCCATGGCATCCTGGCGGAACCTGGGTAATGGGTTGCCGTGATGGACAAAATGTAATGGAGGTGAAAATCTCATCGGCTGATGGCGGTAAAACCTTTAGCGGAAGTATGACTTACGCAGGTGAAGGCCCGATTGGTCTTAACATGACGATGATTTCATAA
- a CDS encoding permease produces the protein MPFETILILVLIGLFAGTLSGFIGVGGGIIIVPALVYFLGLTQHQATGTSLFILTLPVVILGTMNYAKTGNLNWRYGLVIASTFVIGGYIGSKLSLKISPAIVKIIFGFIMAYVAFTMIRSGFNLYKNEE, from the coding sequence ATGCCTTTTGAAACAATTTTGATCCTGGTGCTAATCGGTTTGTTCGCTGGTACGCTCAGCGGATTTATCGGTGTCGGCGGTGGTATTATCATTGTTCCTGCATTGGTTTATTTTTTGGGATTAACACAGCATCAGGCTACCGGAACCAGCTTGTTTATCCTGACCCTTCCGGTAGTCATTCTTGGAACGATGAACTACGCCAAAACCGGTAATCTTAACTGGAGATACGGATTGGTAATTGCTTCCACCTTCGTAATCGGTGGATACATCGGATCGAAACTTTCACTCAAAATATCACCCGCAATCGTCAAAATTATCTTCGGATTCATTATGGCTTACGTGGCTTTTACGATGATCCGCTCCGGATTCAATCTCTACAAAAATGAAGAATAG
- a CDS encoding cation/H(+) antiporter codes for MKNIKNLLFYVLTIGGFSTLIFGIITWGQVLEARKSITNGHHKVTASTWDQFTDTLFNNLTHPLANLLLQIITIIVVARIFGFFCRKIGQPAVIGEIIAGIVLGPSLIGLYFPDFSAFLFPSKASLDNLQFLSQIGLILFMFVVGMELDLNTIRKKANDAVVISHASIIFPFTLGVGLAYFVYDVFAPEGTNFLSFALFIGIAMSITAFPVLARIVQERGLTKTKLGAIVITCAAADDITAWCILAAVIAIVKAGSFLSALYIILAAVLYVFIMLKLVRPFLKRLGEKYSSKESLSKPVVAIFFITLIVSSYLSEIIGIHALFGAFLAGVIMPSSLSFRTIFIEKIEDVALVLLLPLFFVSTGLRTHIDLLNDWSLWGIAAIIIAVAVIGKFLGSALAARFVGQSWRESLIIGALMNTRGLMELVVLNIGYDLGVLSDEIFTMLVLMALVTTFMTGPLLDLINWLMPEKDNQLEQQASANSTKYTILVSFGSPERGRTLLRLANSFIRKSLDNAGVTALHVSPSNDLNQFNAEEYERDSFKLVKSEARRLQLPVVTLFRPTVDIDKEITDTANAGNFDLLMIGIGRSVFEGSLLGRVLGFTTKLINPERLYETITGKEPLFENTVFDDRTRQIIKGSKIPVGIVIDKDLEKVENIFLPIFSIHDSFLLVYAQKLIHHSDARISILDAAGIIKQHPEIKETIRSIEQVAPNHIVLHTERKLEKEFMQQQDLMIISHDSWRKAVETQSIWLTNTPSVLIIKP; via the coding sequence ATGAAAAACATTAAAAACCTGCTTTTTTACGTCCTCACGATCGGTGGTTTTTCCACGTTGATTTTCGGAATTATTACCTGGGGACAAGTGCTTGAGGCACGTAAAAGTATTACCAACGGACACCACAAAGTTACTGCCTCAACGTGGGACCAATTCACGGACACGCTTTTCAACAATCTCACCCATCCGCTGGCAAATCTTTTGCTTCAAATCATCACTATCATTGTGGTAGCTCGTATTTTCGGTTTTTTCTGCCGGAAAATCGGTCAACCGGCGGTTATCGGTGAAATCATTGCGGGAATTGTACTCGGGCCATCCCTCATCGGGCTTTATTTCCCTGATTTTTCAGCATTCCTGTTTCCTTCCAAAGCATCGCTTGATAATTTGCAATTCCTGAGCCAGATCGGATTGATCCTGTTCATGTTTGTGGTGGGAATGGAATTGGACCTGAATACAATCCGCAAGAAAGCCAACGACGCTGTAGTCATTAGTCATGCCAGTATTATTTTTCCCTTCACGCTGGGTGTTGGACTTGCTTACTTTGTATACGATGTGTTTGCACCGGAAGGCACCAATTTTCTGTCTTTTGCCTTGTTCATCGGGATCGCCATGAGCATTACCGCTTTTCCGGTGTTGGCGCGCATAGTGCAGGAACGCGGACTCACAAAAACCAAACTCGGTGCAATTGTCATTACCTGCGCCGCCGCCGATGATATTACGGCTTGGTGTATTCTTGCAGCCGTCATCGCAATCGTAAAAGCAGGTTCATTTCTGAGCGCTTTGTATATCATACTCGCAGCAGTTCTTTACGTTTTCATCATGTTAAAACTAGTAAGGCCTTTTCTAAAACGATTGGGGGAAAAATATTCCAGCAAGGAAAGCCTTAGTAAACCGGTAGTCGCAATCTTCTTCATAACACTTATCGTTTCCTCTTATTTAAGTGAAATCATTGGAATTCACGCCTTATTCGGAGCGTTTCTGGCCGGTGTGATCATGCCGTCGAGCTTGAGTTTTCGAACTATTTTCATTGAGAAGATTGAAGATGTTGCACTCGTATTATTATTGCCGTTATTCTTCGTTTCCACGGGATTACGCACTCACATCGACTTACTGAACGACTGGTCATTGTGGGGAATCGCTGCTATCATCATCGCTGTTGCCGTAATCGGTAAATTTCTCGGCTCGGCACTGGCAGCGAGATTTGTAGGTCAATCGTGGCGCGAAAGCCTGATCATAGGCGCGTTGATGAACACCCGCGGATTGATGGAATTGGTGGTACTCAACATCGGTTATGATCTCGGCGTATTATCGGATGAAATCTTCACTATGCTGGTGTTGATGGCGCTTGTAACCACGTTTATGACCGGCCCATTGCTGGATCTGATTAATTGGCTGATGCCGGAAAAAGACAACCAACTCGAACAGCAGGCAAGCGCTAATTCAACCAAATACACGATTCTCGTTTCTTTCGGAAGTCCTGAGCGCGGTCGAACATTGTTGCGCCTGGCCAATAGTTTTATCCGCAAATCGCTGGACAATGCCGGAGTGACTGCATTGCATGTTTCCCCAAGTAATGATCTCAATCAGTTCAACGCCGAAGAATACGAACGCGATAGTTTCAAACTTGTTAAATCGGAAGCGCGACGTTTGCAATTACCGGTTGTTACTTTGTTTAGACCTACCGTCGACATCGACAAAGAAATCACCGATACTGCCAATGCAGGTAATTTTGATTTACTGATGATCGGGATTGGACGATCAGTATTTGAAGGTTCGTTGCTGGGCCGTGTGCTTGGTTTTACCACCAAACTGATTAATCCTGAACGGCTTTACGAAACCATTACCGGAAAAGAACCGCTGTTTGAAAACACGGTATTCGACGACCGCACCCGACAAATTATCAAAGGGTCGAAAATTCCCGTAGGCATTGTAATCGATAAAGACCTGGAGAAAGTCGAAAATATTTTCCTGCCCATTTTCTCGATCCATGACAGCTTCCTGTTGGTTTATGCCCAGAAACTGATTCACCACAGCGACGCACGCATCAGCATTCTCGATGCAGCGGGAATCATCAAACAACATCCTGAAATCAAGGAAACCATTCGTTCCATTGAACAGGTGGCGCCCAACCACATTGTACTCCACACCGAGCGCAAACTCGAAAAGGAATTCATGCAGCAACAGGATTTGATGATCATCAGTCACGACAGCTGGCGCAAAGCCGTGGAAACACAAAGTATCTGGTTGACGAATACGCCTTCGGTGTTGATTATTAAACCGTAA
- a CDS encoding molybdenum cofactor biosynthesis protein MoeB: MLSASEKKRYQRQIHLEGFGEVSQEKLLNARVLVIGAGALGCPALTYLAVAGVGTLGIVDNDAVELSNLHRQSLYTTDDCGKPKVHVAKERLSAMNPEIIINTYQTYLSPENVMELISGYDVIVDGTDNFQARYLINDACVLAGKPNVHGSVVRFSGTLSVFNYHDSHGNTGPNYRDLFPVPPTPEEAPSCAEAGVIGVIPAIIGSMQAMETIKLITGVGEVASGKFLQLNALSNSQQTLYFDKDPLNPLNNASENFIFETDYATFCHQKKQLMKSITVTELKALKDQGANFQLIDVRETYEHDICDIGGELIPMNEVPNSVDKISKDKQVVVHCRSGKRSGNVINFLEDNYGFTNLYNLEGGILAWAGQIDPTMEQY, from the coding sequence ATGCTTTCGGCTTCAGAAAAAAAACGGTATCAGCGGCAAATTCACCTGGAAGGTTTTGGTGAAGTGAGCCAGGAAAAACTATTGAATGCACGCGTCCTTGTAATTGGAGCCGGCGCATTGGGTTGTCCTGCATTAACATACTTAGCTGTAGCAGGTGTTGGTACATTGGGCATTGTTGACAACGATGCAGTGGAGTTATCGAACCTGCACCGCCAATCGCTTTACACAACCGATGATTGCGGAAAACCGAAAGTACACGTTGCTAAGGAACGTTTGTCGGCCATGAATCCTGAAATCATCATCAACACTTACCAAACATATCTTTCACCCGAAAACGTAATGGAACTCATTTCCGGTTACGATGTTATTGTAGACGGCACCGACAATTTCCAGGCACGTTACCTGATCAACGATGCTTGTGTGTTGGCCGGAAAACCCAACGTTCACGGTTCGGTGGTACGTTTTTCAGGAACACTTTCCGTATTTAATTACCATGATTCCCACGGAAATACAGGTCCGAATTACCGCGATTTATTTCCTGTTCCTCCTACTCCCGAAGAAGCACCATCGTGTGCCGAAGCAGGGGTGATTGGTGTCATTCCGGCTATCATCGGGTCGATGCAGGCGATGGAAACGATTAAACTGATTACGGGGGTTGGTGAAGTCGCTTCGGGTAAATTTCTGCAATTAAACGCATTATCCAATTCCCAACAGACCCTTTATTTTGATAAAGATCCGTTAAATCCATTGAACAACGCTTCAGAAAACTTTATTTTTGAAACCGATTATGCAACATTTTGTCATCAAAAAAAACAACTTATGAAAAGTATTACTGTAACTGAACTGAAAGCGTTGAAAGACCAAGGCGCCAATTTCCAATTGATTGACGTTCGTGAAACCTACGAACACGATATTTGCGACATCGGTGGCGAATTGATCCCGATGAATGAAGTACCGAACAGCGTTGACAAAATCAGTAAAGACAAGCAAGTGGTGGTTCATTGCCGTTCAGGAAAACGCAGTGGAAATGTGATTAACTTTTTGGAAGACAATTACGGTTTCACCAATCTGTACAACCTCGAGGGCGGAATCCTGGCATGGGCCGGCCAAATTGATCCGACGATGGAACAATACTAA
- a CDS encoding vancomycin resistance protein has translation MHQLPTPQHRGKWRRFFGKEYFILKRRWKWISEKQIWASSKTITTDWFEVKSHRSMILRPLKDVEMYLQENKRTNLRLAIQPINNLVIKPGETFSLWKLVGRPTARKGYLEGLVLQNGTIQTGIGGGLCQLGNLLFWLFAHSPLTITERYRHGYDVFPDVNRNVPFGAGATLSYNYIDLQVRNDTDDSFTISLWLDETHLNGSLKSNKPLETIFHIEERDHQMNQQFWGGYSRHNRIVQVCTFSDGTCAEKLLVENHAIMRYSPFLENHH, from the coding sequence ATGCATCAGCTTCCAACACCTCAGCATCGCGGAAAATGGCGACGCTTTTTCGGAAAAGAATACTTCATCCTGAAACGGCGATGGAAATGGATCAGCGAAAAACAAATCTGGGCATCCTCAAAAACCATCACAACCGATTGGTTTGAAGTGAAATCGCACCGTTCGATGATTTTACGTCCGCTGAAAGACGTGGAAATGTACCTGCAGGAAAACAAACGCACCAACCTGCGCCTCGCTATTCAACCAATTAATAACCTTGTGATCAAACCCGGAGAAACATTTTCACTCTGGAAGCTGGTTGGCCGGCCAACCGCCCGAAAAGGTTACCTGGAAGGATTGGTGTTGCAAAACGGGACCATCCAAACCGGAATCGGCGGCGGTTTATGTCAACTGGGAAACCTGCTTTTCTGGCTGTTTGCGCACAGTCCGCTGACTATTACCGAACGTTACCGCCACGGCTACGATGTTTTCCCGGATGTCAACAGAAATGTACCTTTTGGTGCGGGAGCCACACTTTCATACAATTACATTGATTTACAGGTGCGCAACGACACCGATGATTCGTTCACGATTTCCCTCTGGCTCGACGAAACGCATCTCAACGGATCACTGAAATCGAATAAACCATTGGAAACCATTTTTCACATTGAAGAACGCGACCACCAAATGAACCAGCAATTCTGGGGTGGATATTCGCGCCACAACCGCATTGTGCAGGTGTGTACGTTTTCAGATGGGACGTGCGCGGAGAAATTGTTGGTGGAAAACCATGCGATCATGCGGTATAGCCCGTTTCTGGAGAATCACCATTGA
- a CDS encoding N-acyl-L-amino acid amidohydrolase has product MKNSLHTIIQQRSEELFAKVKTYREHMHRFPELSYAEHETMTYVVKQLTALNIPFTANVAETGITAIIRGDHHSETDSCFGLRSELDALPIQELNEVPYCSTKEGIMHACGHDVHTAILLGAAELLFELRNELPHPVKLFFQPGEEKNPGGASLMIADGALKNPDVHAMTALHVFPEMETGKLGFKTGLYMASCDEIYITINGKGGHGATPHQTIDPIMIGAQLLVGLQQIVSRNCDPKIPCVLSFGHFEALGATNVIPEKAHLKGTFRTMDEAWRAKAWELIESHVQHVCAQFGATADLTISKGYPFLENDPELTMAVRTIAETHFGEENIETLPIRLTSEDFSYYAQEIPVCFFRLGVRNEAKGIVHGVHHPRFNIDDRALVVGVQAMTLAPFS; this is encoded by the coding sequence ATGAAGAATAGCCTGCATACCATCATCCAACAACGTTCGGAAGAATTGTTTGCGAAAGTGAAAACATACCGCGAACACATGCACCGTTTTCCGGAATTGTCGTATGCCGAGCACGAAACCATGACTTACGTGGTAAAACAACTTACTGCGCTGAACATTCCCTTTACGGCAAATGTGGCAGAAACCGGGATCACGGCTATTATTCGTGGTGATCATCATTCGGAAACGGATAGTTGTTTCGGATTGCGTTCTGAACTGGATGCATTGCCGATTCAGGAACTCAATGAGGTTCCCTATTGTTCGACAAAAGAAGGGATTATGCACGCGTGCGGACACGATGTTCACACAGCTATTTTATTGGGCGCAGCTGAGTTATTGTTTGAATTGCGCAACGAATTACCACATCCGGTGAAACTGTTCTTTCAACCCGGTGAAGAGAAAAATCCGGGTGGCGCATCGCTAATGATTGCCGACGGAGCCCTTAAAAATCCGGATGTCCACGCTATGACGGCTTTACATGTATTTCCCGAAATGGAAACCGGAAAACTGGGATTCAAAACAGGCTTATACATGGCTTCGTGCGACGAAATTTACATCACCATCAACGGAAAAGGCGGACACGGCGCAACACCGCATCAAACCATCGACCCGATTATGATCGGTGCGCAATTACTGGTTGGTTTACAACAAATTGTCAGCCGGAATTGTGATCCTAAGATTCCGTGCGTATTGTCGTTCGGGCATTTTGAAGCGCTGGGTGCCACGAATGTGATTCCGGAGAAAGCTCATTTAAAAGGAACGTTCCGCACCATGGACGAAGCATGGCGGGCAAAAGCATGGGAATTGATTGAATCGCATGTGCAACATGTCTGCGCTCAATTCGGCGCCACGGCAGATTTGACCATTTCAAAAGGATATCCGTTTCTGGAAAATGATCCTGAACTGACAATGGCCGTTCGCACCATTGCGGAAACACATTTCGGTGAAGAAAACATTGAAACGCTTCCCATTCGTTTGACCTCGGAAGACTTTTCATATTACGCACAGGAAATCCCGGTGTGTTTTTTCCGGTTGGGTGTTCGCAATGAAGCCAAAGGTATTGTTCACGGCGTTCATCATCCACGCTTCAATATCGACGACCGCGCTCTTGTAGTAGGCGTTCAGGCCATGACTTTGGCACCATTTTCGTAA